The Zobellia alginiliquefaciens genome contains a region encoding:
- a CDS encoding SDR family oxidoreductase: MNISLEKKRALVGGSSGGIGKAIAQQLAESGASVTLMSHSEEKLKKIVAELPTNETQKHGYLVVDFSDFHGYRETIFKFFESNSIDILVNNTQGPDAGSSLEKQTPDYQEAFNLLFKTVVYTTELALKNMKENKWGRIINVASVSVKEPLSYLALSNTIRAAVVTWAKTLATDVGPFNITANSILTGYFDTERIAQLNSKKAEQLGISEDEVLADMESKVPVKRIGDPKEYGYLVAFLASDNAAYITGTQIPIDGGLLKSL; the protein is encoded by the coding sequence ATGAATATATCATTAGAAAAAAAAAGAGCATTAGTAGGTGGCAGCTCAGGAGGAATAGGAAAAGCTATAGCGCAACAGCTCGCTGAGAGTGGCGCCAGTGTAACACTCATGTCACACAGCGAAGAAAAACTAAAAAAAATAGTTGCTGAACTACCAACGAACGAGACTCAAAAACACGGTTACCTTGTTGTAGATTTTTCAGATTTTCATGGCTATCGAGAAACGATATTCAAGTTTTTTGAGAGCAATTCCATAGATATCTTGGTGAACAACACCCAAGGACCAGATGCCGGAAGTTCTTTAGAAAAACAAACTCCGGATTACCAAGAGGCCTTCAACCTGCTTTTTAAGACTGTCGTCTACACCACAGAACTTGCTTTAAAGAACATGAAAGAGAACAAATGGGGTAGAATAATAAACGTAGCTTCGGTATCGGTAAAAGAGCCTTTATCGTATTTAGCCCTCTCTAATACCATTAGGGCTGCGGTGGTCACTTGGGCCAAAACGTTGGCGACAGACGTGGGGCCGTTCAACATAACCGCAAACAGCATTCTTACGGGCTATTTTGATACGGAGCGTATTGCACAATTGAACTCGAAAAAAGCCGAACAATTAGGTATTTCTGAAGATGAAGTTTTAGCGGATATGGAGTCCAAAGTGCCGGTGAAACGCATAGGTGACCCCAAAGAATACGGATATCTTGTTGCTTTTTTAGCTTCGGATAACGCGGCCTACATAACAGGTACACAAATCCCGATTGACGGGGGGCTTTTAAAAAGTTTATAA